From the genome of Vicia villosa cultivar HV-30 ecotype Madison, WI linkage group LG2, Vvil1.0, whole genome shotgun sequence, one region includes:
- the LOC131653553 gene encoding peptidyl-prolyl cis-trans isomerase CYP71 isoform X2, with amino-acid sequence MQVSIDGLLCCTISNDRSVKVYDVVNFDMMVMIRLPYIPGAIEWVYNQGDVKASLAISDRNSSFVHIYDARSGSNDPIISKEIHSGPIKVMKFNPVYDTVISADTKGFIEYWNPTTLQFPEDEVSFKVRSDTNLFEIVKCKTSLSSIEVSPDGKQFSITSPDRRIRVFWFRTGKLRRVYDESLEVAQDLQRSDNPLYRLEAIDFGRRMAVEREIEKTESAPQPNAVFDDSSNFLIYATLLGIKIVNLHTNTVARILGKVENNDRFLRIALYHGERSGKKVRKIPSAAANANESKEPLTDPTLLCCAFKKHRIYLFSRREPEEPEDATKGRDVFNEKPPADELLAVSDIGKALTTSLPDNVIMHTTMGDIHMKLYPEECPKSVENFTTHCKNGYYDNLTFHRVIKGFMIQTGDPLGDGTGGQSIWGREFEDEFHKSLRHDRPFTLSMANAGPNSNGSQFFITTVATPWLDNKHTVFGRVVKGMDVVQAIEKVKTDKGEKPYQDVKILNVTVPKS; translated from the exons ATGCAGGTTAGTATTGATGGTCTGCTTTGCTGTACAATATCAAATGACCGTTCTGTAAAAGTATACGATGTAGTCAACTTTGATATGATGGTGATGATTCGGTTGCCATACATTCCTGGTGCCATTGAATGGGTTTATAATCAAGGGGATGTCAAAGCTAGTCTTGCCATCAGTGATAGGAACTCATCTTTTGTTCATATATATGATGCACGGTCTGGTTCAAATGATCCCATCATCTCAAAAGAG ATTCATTCGGGCCCAATTAAAGTTATGAAGTTCAATCCTGTGTATGATACTGTAATTTCAGCAGATACAAAGGGTTTCATTGAATATTGGAATCCTACAACACTCCAGTTCCCAGAGGATGA GGTGAGTTTTAAGGTTAGAAGTGATACTAACCTCTtcgaaatagtaaaatgcaagaCTTCTCTCTCGTCTATTGAG GTCAGCCCAGATGGTAAACAATTTTCCATCACATCACCTGATCGTAGGATACGTGTGTTTTGGTTCAGAACGGGTAAACTAAGGCGTGTTTATGATGAATCTTTGGAG GTTGCTCAAGATCTCCAAAGAAGTGATAATCCATTGTATCGATTGGAAGCCATTGATTTTGGTCGAAGAATGGCTGTTGAGAGAGAAATTGAAAAGACAGAAAGTGCACCACAACCAAATGCAGTTTTTGATGATAGTTCCAACTTTCTTATATATGCAACCTTGCTTGGGATTAAA ATTGTTAATTTACACACCAATACAGTTGCTCGAATACTTGGAAAGGTGGAGAATAATGATAGATTCTTAAGAATTGCTTTATATCATGGGGAACGAAGTGGCAAAAAAGTGAGAAAGATTCCTTCAGCAGCCGCAAATGCTAATGAGAGCAAGGAGCCATTGACAGATCCCACACTCCTATGTTGTGCTTTCAAAAAGCATAGGATTTATTTATTTAG TCGAAGAGAACCTGAGGAGCCTGAAGATGCAACTAAGGGAAGAGATGTGTTCAATGAAAAGCCTCCTGCTGATGAACTTTTGGCAGTTTCAGATATTGGAAAGGCACTAACAACATCACTTCCTGACAATGTG ATTATGCACACCACTATGGGTGATATTCACATGAAGTTGTACCCGGAGGAATGTCCAAAATCTGTGGAAAACTTTACAACTCACTGCAAAAATGGTTATTATGACAATCTTACTTTTCATAGGGTCATCAAAGGCTTCATGATACAAACAGGAGATCCTTTAGGAGACGGCACTGGTGGACAGTCCATTTGGGGTAGAGAATTTGAAGATGAATTTCACAAAAG TTTAAGGCATGATAGGCCTTTCACATTGTCAATGGCAAACGCTGGCCCAAATTCCAATGGTTCTCAGTTTTTTATCACCACAGTGGCCACTCCATGGCTGGACAACAAGCACACTGTATTTGGTAGAGTTGTGAAAGGAATGGATGTTGTCCAG GCGATAGAAAAAGTCAAGACGGACAAGGGAGAAAAGCCATATCAAgatgttaaaattttaaatgtcACTGTACCAAAGTCTTGA
- the LOC131653553 gene encoding peptidyl-prolyl cis-trans isomerase CYP71 isoform X1, which yields MEEHENGANTIEDEPIVGPGPAPRARLKRPLQFEQAFLDALPSANMYEKSYMHRDVVTHVAVSAAEFFITGSADGHLKFWKKRPIGIEFAKHFRSHLGPIEGLAVSIDGLLCCTISNDRSVKVYDVVNFDMMVMIRLPYIPGAIEWVYNQGDVKASLAISDRNSSFVHIYDARSGSNDPIISKEIHSGPIKVMKFNPVYDTVISADTKGFIEYWNPTTLQFPEDEVSFKVRSDTNLFEIVKCKTSLSSIEVSPDGKQFSITSPDRRIRVFWFRTGKLRRVYDESLEVAQDLQRSDNPLYRLEAIDFGRRMAVEREIEKTESAPQPNAVFDDSSNFLIYATLLGIKIVNLHTNTVARILGKVENNDRFLRIALYHGERSGKKVRKIPSAAANANESKEPLTDPTLLCCAFKKHRIYLFSRREPEEPEDATKGRDVFNEKPPADELLAVSDIGKALTTSLPDNVIMHTTMGDIHMKLYPEECPKSVENFTTHCKNGYYDNLTFHRVIKGFMIQTGDPLGDGTGGQSIWGREFEDEFHKSLRHDRPFTLSMANAGPNSNGSQFFITTVATPWLDNKHTVFGRVVKGMDVVQAIEKVKTDKGEKPYQDVKILNVTVPKS from the exons ATGGAGGAGCACGAAAATGGCGCGAATACAATCGAAGATGAACCCATAGTTGGACCCGGTCCAGCTCCCCGTGCTCGACTCAAACGACCTCTCCAGTTCGAGCAAGCTTTTCTCGATGCTTTACCTTCCGCTAATAT GTATGAGAAAAGCTATATGCATCGTGATGTGGTTACACATGTTGCTGTTTCGGCTGCTGAGTTTTTCATTACTGGAAGTGCTGATG GGCATTTGAAGTTTTGGAAGAAAAGGCCTATTGGTATTGAGTTTGCGAAACATTTCAGATCTCATCTTGGTCCTATTGAAGGTCTAGCT GTTAGTATTGATGGTCTGCTTTGCTGTACAATATCAAATGACCGTTCTGTAAAAGTATACGATGTAGTCAACTTTGATATGATGGTGATGATTCGGTTGCCATACATTCCTGGTGCCATTGAATGGGTTTATAATCAAGGGGATGTCAAAGCTAGTCTTGCCATCAGTGATAGGAACTCATCTTTTGTTCATATATATGATGCACGGTCTGGTTCAAATGATCCCATCATCTCAAAAGAG ATTCATTCGGGCCCAATTAAAGTTATGAAGTTCAATCCTGTGTATGATACTGTAATTTCAGCAGATACAAAGGGTTTCATTGAATATTGGAATCCTACAACACTCCAGTTCCCAGAGGATGA GGTGAGTTTTAAGGTTAGAAGTGATACTAACCTCTtcgaaatagtaaaatgcaagaCTTCTCTCTCGTCTATTGAG GTCAGCCCAGATGGTAAACAATTTTCCATCACATCACCTGATCGTAGGATACGTGTGTTTTGGTTCAGAACGGGTAAACTAAGGCGTGTTTATGATGAATCTTTGGAG GTTGCTCAAGATCTCCAAAGAAGTGATAATCCATTGTATCGATTGGAAGCCATTGATTTTGGTCGAAGAATGGCTGTTGAGAGAGAAATTGAAAAGACAGAAAGTGCACCACAACCAAATGCAGTTTTTGATGATAGTTCCAACTTTCTTATATATGCAACCTTGCTTGGGATTAAA ATTGTTAATTTACACACCAATACAGTTGCTCGAATACTTGGAAAGGTGGAGAATAATGATAGATTCTTAAGAATTGCTTTATATCATGGGGAACGAAGTGGCAAAAAAGTGAGAAAGATTCCTTCAGCAGCCGCAAATGCTAATGAGAGCAAGGAGCCATTGACAGATCCCACACTCCTATGTTGTGCTTTCAAAAAGCATAGGATTTATTTATTTAG TCGAAGAGAACCTGAGGAGCCTGAAGATGCAACTAAGGGAAGAGATGTGTTCAATGAAAAGCCTCCTGCTGATGAACTTTTGGCAGTTTCAGATATTGGAAAGGCACTAACAACATCACTTCCTGACAATGTG ATTATGCACACCACTATGGGTGATATTCACATGAAGTTGTACCCGGAGGAATGTCCAAAATCTGTGGAAAACTTTACAACTCACTGCAAAAATGGTTATTATGACAATCTTACTTTTCATAGGGTCATCAAAGGCTTCATGATACAAACAGGAGATCCTTTAGGAGACGGCACTGGTGGACAGTCCATTTGGGGTAGAGAATTTGAAGATGAATTTCACAAAAG TTTAAGGCATGATAGGCCTTTCACATTGTCAATGGCAAACGCTGGCCCAAATTCCAATGGTTCTCAGTTTTTTATCACCACAGTGGCCACTCCATGGCTGGACAACAAGCACACTGTATTTGGTAGAGTTGTGAAAGGAATGGATGTTGTCCAG GCGATAGAAAAAGTCAAGACGGACAAGGGAGAAAAGCCATATCAAgatgttaaaattttaaatgtcACTGTACCAAAGTCTTGA
- the LOC131647917 gene encoding large ribosomal subunit protein P2y, which yields MKVIAAYLLAVLGGNASPSAADIKKILGSVGVEAEDSNIELLLTEVKGKDFAELIASGREKLASVPSGGGAVALSAASGGGAAAAAPAAEAKEEKKVEEKEESDDDMGFSLFD from the exons ATGAAGGTTATCGCTGCTtacctgttggccgtattgggaGGCAACGCATCCCCTTCAGCCGCTGATATCAAGAAGATTCTCGGATCAG TTGGAGTTGAGGCTGAGGACTCAAACATTGAGTTGCTCCTAACTGAAGTCAAGGGCAAAGATTTTGCCGAGCTTATTGCCAGTGGAAGGGAAAAGTTGGCTTCAGTTCCCTCTGGTGGTGGTGCTGTTGCTCTTTCTGCTGCATCTGGAGGAGGTGCTGCAGCTGCCGCTCCTGCTGCTGAAGCTAAGGAGGAGAAGAAGGTTGAAGAGAAGGAAGAATCTGATGAT GACATGGGATTCAGCTTATTTGACTAA
- the LOC131647916 gene encoding flagellar radial spoke protein 5-like, translating to MSQLLQHSLSKFTYYTSNRTPTRREHNHFKPCQCVATQVNNQRIMVSNGNDSLDICRVVNGMWQTKGEWGNIDKDEAVDSMLKYADAGFTTFDMADIYGPAEDLYGMFINRVRRERPPQFLEKVRGLTKWVPQPVKITSSFVRDSINLSRKRMDVDSLDMLQFHWWDYSNSGYLDALKHLTDLKEEGKIKTLALTNFDTERLQLILENEIPIVSNQVQHSLVDMRPQQRMAELCQLTGVKLITYGTVMGGLLSEKFLGANIDNPFAGPALNTPSLQKYKKMVDAWGGWGLFQGLLQTLKHVASKHGVSIATVAVKYILDQPAVAGSMVGVRLGLSEHIQDCNAIFSLVLDEDDVNSIREASGKGNDLLKVIGDCGDEYRQT from the exons ATGTCGCAGTTATTGCAACATTCTCTGAGCAAATTCACTTACTACACTTCAAACAGAACACCAACAAGAAGAGAACATAACCATTTCAAACCATGTCAGTGTGTAGCCACGCAGGTGAATAACCAGCGCATTATGGTCAGCAACGGGAACGATTCATTGGATATATGCCGGGTTGTGAATGGAATGTGGCAAACAAAGGGTGAATGGGGCAACATTGACAAGGATGAGGCTGTTGATTCAATGCTCAAATATGCTGATGCTGGATTCACCACTTTTGATATGGCTGATATAT atGGGCCAGCTGAAGATCTATATGGGATGTTCATCAACCGAGTTCGTCGCGAGCGTCCACCGCAATTTTTGGAGAAGGTCAGAGG TCTCACTAAGTGGGTTCCGCAGCCAGTTAAGATTACAAGTAGCTTTGTAAGAGACAGCATTAATCTCTCAAGGAAGAGAATGGATGTGGATTCCTTGGACATGCTTCAGTTCCATTG GTGGGATTATTCGAATTCAGGTTACCTTGACGCACTAAAACACCTCACGGATTTGAAAGAAGAAG GTAAAATCAAGACTTTGGCTCTAACAAATTTTGATACCGAGAGATTACAACTTATTCTTGAAAATGAGATTCCCATTGTGAGCAATCAG GTACAACATTCACTTGTTGATATGCGTCCTCAACAGAGAATGGCAGAGCTTTGCCAGCTTACAGGAGTCAAACTCATAAC GTATGGGACAGTAATGGGCGGTCTATTGTCTGAGAAGTTCCTTGGCGCCAACATCGACAATCCTTTTGCTGGACCTGCATTAAACACTCCATCCCTCCAAAAATACAAAAAG ATGGTGGATGCTTGGGGAGGGTGGGGATTATTCCAAGGACTTCTTCAAACTCTTAAACATGTTGCTTCTAAGCACGGCGTTTCCATTGCAACCGTTGCTGTGAAGTATATACTTGATCAG CCTGCTGTAGCCGGATCTATGGTTGGTGTAAGACTTGGCTTGTCAGAACACATTCAAGACTGCAATGCTATATTTTCACTCGTTCTCGATGAGGACGATGTGAACAGCATAAGGGAAGCATCAGGGAAAGGAAATGATCTTCTTAAAGTGATTGGTGATTGTGGTGATGAGTACAGGCAGACATGA